The genomic DNA TGGCTAAAGCATGGGTATCCACCACCGTCACCACCCCATCTACAGTTGCCCCATTGCGAATTTCCGGCCAGCGAAACGCTTGAATCAGAGGTTTAGGTAGTGCCAGTCCAGAAGTTTCAATTACAATCGAATCGAGTTGATCTCGTCGCTCTAAGAGCTTTTGCATGGTGGGATAAAATTCCTCTTGCACCGTGCAACACAGACAGCCATTGGTGAGTTCCACAATATTATTATTGGGGTCTTCCTCTTCATCGCACACTTGACAGGAGCGCAATAAGTCCCCATCAATGCCAACTTCACCAAATTCATTGACTAAAACGGCGATTTTGCGCCCTTCCTGATTTTGGAGTAAATTGCGAATCAGGGTCGTTTTCCCTGCCCCCAGGAATCCAGTGATAATGGTTACGGGAATTTTATGCATGATTCTGTGCCTCGCAGAATAGTGATTAAACAGACTCACTTTGGCGGGCATTCTGACTTAGAGATGATGTAGATGTTTTCCATCTCCTTACAGTTGCGGGACAGTGTTGGATTTACACCAAGCTTTCCCCGTTACCTCTGATGGCTGCTCCCCACCAGAACCGAAGCACCGTTGATCATACCATAATTTCAACCCCATTCATTCCCCGTAGGGGCGGGTTATACCAAAATCTAGGATACAAATACATCAATTGTGTAAACCCGCCCTCACCATGAGCCAGTGCTTAATATTGCTCTAATCCTGATATACTCATGGATGGGGTCGATCGCGATCGTCACGGTAACATCAGGTCATCCCTAACTCAATCCTACATCCCCTTGGAGAAGACTATGGAAGAGGTAGAAACTCGTTTTGAGGTGCGTTTGATCCAACTTTCGGAACAGGTGGATCGGTTAACGACAGAACAGGACAATCTAAAAGCACAGCTTGCTCAGATGAAAGCATCTGGTTTATCCAATACGATACCCGCACAACCTGCTCCCCCTGCTGACACTCAACCCTTGCAGTCAGGGACTCAACCGGATGCACCCTCAGATGATATCCCCTTACAATCTTCTTCTGGACAAGATTATCTACGGTTAGATTTTCTGTTCAGGAATGGACGATGGAAAGAAGCGCACGAAGAAACATGCTTACATTTGGTTAAGGTGGCAAAGAAAAAGGGTTTGGGTTATATCGGGTTAGATGACTGGAAAACACTTAGCTCTGAAGATTTGCAGATTATTGAGCGTCTTTGGCTGAAATATAGTCATGGCAAATTTGGCTTTAGTCTTCAAAGTCAATTTTATAAGCAAGTGGGAGGCAACCTGGAATCTAGAGATGTAGTCTTTACAGATCTGGGACATATTGTCGGTTGGTATAACGATCGAGGTTGGATTAGGTCTAATGAATTGATCTTCGATCCTGAAAAAGCGGTAAAAGGACATTTACCTTATCTACAAGGAGTACCAGCATCTATCTATAAAATTTTTCTGTTTCGTGAGGAATGGTCTCAATTTCCAGCCATTCCAGACCTTGAAATACAAACGAGACAGTTTGCCGAAAAAGAACGGATTAGATCTTCTGACTTGTACAAAGAAGAAGTTGCCAGGGAACGGGAAGGAGAGCGAGAAACTCTCATCGATGCCTTTTTAAAGGACAAATTTACCGAAATTGATGAAGAACTCTTAGCCATCAAGCCAAAAATGATCGCCCTTCCCACAGGG from Roseofilum reptotaenium CS-1145 includes the following:
- a CDS encoding GUN4 domain-containing protein — encoded protein: MEEVETRFEVRLIQLSEQVDRLTTEQDNLKAQLAQMKASGLSNTIPAQPAPPADTQPLQSGTQPDAPSDDIPLQSSSGQDYLRLDFLFRNGRWKEAHEETCLHLVKVAKKKGLGYIGLDDWKTLSSEDLQIIERLWLKYSHGKFGFSLQSQFYKQVGGNLESRDVVFTDLGHIVGWYNDRGWIRSNELIFDPEKAVKGHLPYLQGVPASIYKIFLFREEWSQFPAIPDLEIQTRQFAEKERIRSSDLYKEEVAREREGERETLIDAFLKDKFTEIDEELLAIKPKMIALPTGKFANALLKLGQWSREQLLEYLQT